The Chryseobacterium geocarposphaerae genome window below encodes:
- a CDS encoding DUF4421 family protein has product MQVKILSCLLFCFSSVSYAQEIGETRDEKYLEEDKKKVSVVTGLSYIHNIFGLLYQDKIFRLRPNDAFYTEFFLRYRWLDVSFSLAPKLTRINNDDPEKGKSKYFNVGFTFFVSPKLRQYVYFSQVKGLYFQDTKEFMRLIYGDAYNEEGYLQFPDAKYRSFKGETSYLLLGNKNDYRSFNNMTYEPLKDVFIVSTGLFYQYNILSDFNKTIYQGEIFNESGDNSPSKDFRIALRSGGGVQKKIEGNWYAILEAYPEFYYSKLIGEDFHDFNVGLYSNARMGYDNGKWFFGGGFQLNWINSSNENFYSTTQWLFRMGIGFRFNSPTFVNRNFDKIDHILK; this is encoded by the coding sequence ATGCAAGTAAAAATCCTTTCTTGTCTGCTTTTTTGTTTTTCATCAGTTTCTTACGCTCAGGAAATTGGTGAAACCCGGGATGAAAAATATCTAGAAGAAGATAAAAAGAAAGTTTCGGTGGTGACAGGATTGAGCTACATTCACAATATTTTCGGATTGTTATATCAGGATAAAATTTTTCGATTAAGGCCCAATGACGCATTTTACACCGAATTTTTCTTACGCTATAGATGGCTGGATGTGAGTTTTTCATTGGCTCCGAAACTCACAAGAATCAATAATGATGACCCGGAAAAAGGAAAATCAAAATACTTTAATGTAGGATTTACTTTTTTTGTGAGTCCGAAACTCCGGCAATATGTTTATTTTAGTCAGGTAAAAGGATTGTATTTTCAGGATACCAAAGAATTTATGCGCCTGATTTACGGTGATGCTTATAATGAGGAAGGATATCTGCAGTTTCCTGATGCTAAATACAGATCTTTTAAAGGAGAAACAAGTTATTTGCTACTGGGAAATAAAAACGATTACAGAAGTTTTAACAATATGACGTATGAGCCACTGAAAGACGTTTTTATTGTAAGTACAGGTCTGTTTTATCAGTATAATATTCTCAGTGACTTTAACAAAACAATTTATCAGGGTGAAATCTTTAATGAAAGTGGTGACAATTCTCCTTCAAAAGATTTCAGAATTGCTTTAAGATCGGGTGGAGGAGTACAGAAGAAAATTGAAGGGAATTGGTATGCAATATTGGAGGCTTATCCTGAATTTTATTATTCGAAACTAATTGGTGAAGACTTTCATGATTTTAATGTAGGGCTTTACTCTAATGCGAGAATGGGGTATGACAATGGAAAATGGTTTTTCGGAGGAGGATTTCAACTGAACTGGATCAACAGTTCTAATGAGAATTTTTACTCAACAACACAATGGTTGTTTCGGATGGGAATTGGTTTCCGGTTTAATTCCCCTACATTTGTAAACAGAAACTTTGATAAAATAGATCATATTTTAAAATAG
- a CDS encoding YihY/virulence factor BrkB family protein, which translates to MGIKLPRFILKIQEFFDGIHIPVLGISLWQMFQIYISGIFKGKIGRKAAAISWSFTISLFPFLLFLLSVLPYMPHYDKLQFYIFEVLMHNVFPSNMEGDVRGYIETNIIPNMKGISNLTIILALVFATNGTFSLINGFNENSEEKLTDVKEFILSFFITIGFISIVFLTLFGVYYVEVVMKLFTPSYDISWLVDNLSKIIGFVSFPLFYFILLALFYWLGTVKIIRFRQAIPGAILTTVLFVLTTYIFAIYVKDIARYNVLYGSIGSMILLMVWVNVNVYLLLFGNELNMAIRKLRLEKLLSDELQKEALVYKAAVKEPDLESDEEHTRKLNQENDSKA; encoded by the coding sequence ATGGGTATAAAACTTCCTAGATTTATCTTGAAGATTCAAGAGTTTTTTGATGGTATTCATATTCCTGTTTTGGGAATATCGCTTTGGCAGATGTTTCAGATCTATATTTCAGGTATTTTTAAAGGAAAAATAGGCAGAAAAGCAGCGGCAATTTCCTGGAGCTTTACCATAAGTTTGTTTCCTTTTCTTCTTTTCCTGCTTTCCGTATTGCCTTATATGCCGCATTATGACAAGCTTCAGTTTTATATTTTTGAAGTTTTAATGCATAATGTTTTCCCATCCAATATGGAAGGAGATGTAAGAGGGTATATAGAAACCAATATTATTCCCAATATGAAAGGGATCAGCAATCTTACGATTATTCTGGCTTTGGTTTTTGCTACAAATGGTACTTTCTCATTAATTAATGGCTTTAATGAAAATTCTGAAGAAAAACTGACAGATGTAAAAGAATTTATTCTTTCTTTTTTCATTACCATCGGGTTTATTTCCATTGTATTTCTGACGCTTTTCGGAGTATACTATGTAGAGGTTGTTATGAAACTTTTTACACCGTCTTATGACATTTCATGGCTGGTGGATAACCTTTCAAAGATCATTGGATTCGTTTCATTTCCTTTGTTTTATTTTATCCTTTTAGCTTTATTTTACTGGTTGGGTACCGTGAAGATTATAAGATTCAGACAGGCGATTCCCGGAGCGATTCTGACGACAGTTTTATTTGTCCTTACAACCTATATTTTTGCCATTTATGTGAAAGATATTGCAAGGTATAACGTTTTATACGGCTCTATCGGAAGTATGATTCTTCTGATGGTTTGGGTAAATGTAAATGTATACCTGCTTCTATTCGGAAATGAGCTCAATATGGCCATAAGAAAATTAAGGCTTGAAAAATTACTTTCCGATGAACTTCAAAAAGAAGCTTTGGTGTATAAGGCTGCAGTTAAAGAACCTGATCTGGAAAGTGATGAAGAACATACCAGAAAATTAAATCAGGAAAACGATTCTAAAGCTTAA